A single genomic interval of Lacrimispora sphenoides JCM 1415 harbors:
- a CDS encoding LysR family transcriptional regulator, whose amino-acid sequence MNPINSKQLYYFTTIAETGGFTAAAKKLGLSQPPLSKQILLLEEELGVKLFERGSRKTELTEAGAFLYSRAKDILSMMDSIVEELDHFPTASKGILKLGTISSSGNLLHDFLKIYCCTHPKVRFEVTEGNTYELLEKMKNGIVECAIIRTPFNAEGFECVYGKEEPLIAVGNPSFFSGVPKNKIRLTDLSGKPLIYYRRFDSIISLAFQNSGIMPNVFCRNDDARTCLQWAGIGLGIALVPESISKIGEHTDLVFREIDSADTVTRMAAVYKKNGYVSNIAKEFVSYFGELMSLS is encoded by the coding sequence ATGAATCCAATTAATTCAAAGCAGCTTTATTATTTTACCACAATTGCAGAAACCGGAGGCTTTACAGCCGCTGCAAAAAAACTGGGGTTATCCCAGCCACCACTAAGTAAGCAGATCCTTTTGCTGGAAGAAGAGCTTGGAGTAAAGCTTTTTGAACGCGGCTCCAGGAAAACAGAACTGACGGAAGCAGGTGCTTTTCTCTATTCCCGGGCCAAAGACATCCTGTCCATGATGGACTCCATTGTGGAAGAACTCGATCATTTTCCGACTGCCTCCAAAGGAATTTTAAAGCTGGGAACCATCTCTTCTTCCGGCAATCTGCTTCACGACTTTTTAAAGATATACTGCTGCACCCATCCAAAGGTACGGTTTGAAGTCACAGAAGGAAATACCTATGAGCTTCTGGAAAAGATGAAAAACGGGATTGTGGAATGCGCGATTATCAGGACACCTTTTAATGCAGAGGGATTTGAATGCGTGTACGGGAAAGAGGAACCATTAATAGCGGTTGGAAACCCGTCCTTTTTTTCAGGCGTCCCCAAGAATAAAATCAGGCTGACAGACCTTTCCGGCAAGCCCTTGATCTATTACCGCCGGTTTGATTCCATCATCTCCCTTGCCTTCCAAAACAGCGGTATCATGCCCAATGTTTTTTGCCGCAATGATGATGCCAGAACCTGTCTCCAATGGGCAGGCATCGGCCTGGGAATCGCACTGGTGCCTGAATCCATCAGCAAAATAGGGGAACACACGGACCTCGTATTCAGGGAGATCGACTCTGCGGATACTGTTACCAGAATGGCGGCCGTGTATAAAAAAAATGGCTATGTTTCAAACATAGCCAAAGAGTTTGTTTCCTATTTCGGAGAACTGATGTCCCTTTCCTAA
- the pheS gene encoding phenylalanine--tRNA ligase subunit alpha produces the protein MMDQLEKIKQEALKQIEASDALEKLNDIKVAYLGKKGELTSVLKSMKDVAPEDRPKVGQMVNDARAVIEGKLEDAISALQKRAREEQLKKEVIDVTLPGRRNKVGHTHPNTIALEEVERIFVGMGYEVIEGPEVEYDSYNFEKLNIPKNHPARDEQDTFYISDNIVLRSQTSPVQVRTMEKGKLPIRMLAPGRVFRSDEVDATHSPSFHQIEGLVIDKNITFADLKGTLAEFARELFGLETKVKFRPHHFPFTEPSAEMDVTCFKCGGKGCRFCKGSGWIEILGCGMVHPNVLTMSGIDPNEYSGFAFGVGLERIALLKYEIDDMRLLYENDIRFLKQF, from the coding sequence ATGATGGACCAATTGGAAAAAATCAAACAGGAAGCGTTAAAGCAGATTGAAGCTTCCGATGCGCTGGAAAAATTAAACGATATTAAAGTTGCTTATCTTGGAAAAAAGGGTGAGCTGACCAGTGTATTAAAGAGTATGAAGGATGTTGCTCCGGAAGACAGGCCAAAGGTGGGGCAGATGGTAAATGACGCCCGGGCCGTGATCGAGGGGAAATTAGAGGATGCCATATCCGCCCTGCAAAAAAGAGCCAGAGAAGAACAGCTGAAAAAGGAAGTAATTGATGTAACCCTTCCCGGCAGACGGAATAAGGTAGGCCACACCCATCCAAATACCATTGCTCTGGAAGAGGTTGAGAGAATCTTCGTTGGTATGGGATATGAGGTCATTGAAGGACCGGAAGTGGAATACGATTCCTATAACTTTGAAAAACTGAATATACCTAAGAATCATCCGGCAAGAGACGAGCAGGATACCTTTTATATCAGTGACAACATCGTATTAAGAAGCCAGACATCACCGGTTCAGGTCAGGACCATGGAAAAGGGCAAGCTGCCGATCCGCATGCTGGCTCCCGGCCGTGTATTCCGGTCTGATGAGGTGGATGCAACCCATTCCCCTTCCTTCCACCAGATTGAAGGACTAGTGATTGATAAAAATATCACATTTGCGGATTTAAAGGGAACCCTTGCAGAGTTTGCAAGAGAGCTTTTTGGTCTGGAGACAAAAGTAAAATTCCGTCCGCACCATTTCCCGTTTACAGAACCAAGCGCGGAGATGGATGTTACCTGTTTCAAATGCGGCGGAAAAGGCTGCCGTTTCTGTAAAGGTTCCGGCTGGATTGAGATTCTTGGCTGCGGCATGGTTCATCCAAATGTGCTTACAATGAGCGGAATCGATCCCAATGAATATTCCGGCTTTGCATTCGGAGTTGGATTGGAGCGGATTGCCCTGTTAAAATATGAAATCGATGACATGAGATTATTATATGAGAACGACATCAGATTCTTAAAACAGTTTTAA
- a CDS encoding MarR family winged helix-turn-helix transcriptional regulator, with protein sequence MQRHHLQKHAEHGPMADPTRGQGRVLAMLKMQSEISTKDLSYLLGIRIQSLNELLNKLEKGGYITRTPSEADRRVMLVQLTEKGKNEQQPRPDFVDIFSCLNEEEQIVFGEYLDRVAAALEAQLGDDEDDERLEWMRSARERLGDERFEMMFMRGGRPPFDRREGLHGCPDRRPKGAHGAGHFEPGHNDPRFNGHGSNCFGRRGEGRHMPPHPEAPHDDDK encoded by the coding sequence TTGCAGCGCCACCATTTACAGAAACATGCAGAACATGGTCCCATGGCGGATCCGACCCGAGGGCAAGGCAGGGTTTTGGCAATGCTCAAAATGCAATCTGAAATCAGCACAAAAGACCTGTCTTATCTGCTGGGCATTCGGATACAATCTCTTAACGAGCTTCTTAACAAACTGGAGAAAGGCGGTTATATCACCCGCACCCCTTCGGAAGCTGACAGACGGGTCATGCTGGTACAGCTAACGGAAAAAGGAAAGAATGAGCAGCAGCCCCGCCCGGATTTTGTAGATATTTTCAGCTGTCTAAACGAGGAGGAACAAATAGTCTTCGGTGAGTATCTCGACCGCGTTGCTGCGGCACTTGAAGCACAGCTTGGGGATGATGAAGACGACGAAAGGCTTGAATGGATGCGCTCTGCCCGCGAAAGACTGGGTGATGAAAGGTTTGAAATGATGTTTATGCGCGGCGGCCGGCCTCCTTTTGACCGCAGAGAAGGCTTACATGGCTGTCCAGACAGAAGACCGAAAGGTGCGCACGGCGCCGGACATTTTGAACCGGGTCACAATGATCCAAGGTTCAACGGACACGGTTCCAATTGCTTTGGCAGACGTGGGGAAGGCAGGCATATGCCTCCGCATCCTGAAGCTCCTCACGATGACGATAAATAA
- a CDS encoding ABC transporter ATP-binding protein: MKKLLKYLKDYKAESIMGPLFKLLEACFELLVPLVVAKVIDVGIKSQNMPYILKMGGLLVLLGVIGLVCSITAQYFAAKAAAGFGTSLRNDLFAHINKLSYQEIDSTGTATLITRITSDANQVQSGVNLFLRLFLRSPFVVCGAMIMAFTINARAALVFVVLIPVLSIVVFGIMLISIPLYKKVQKQLDQVLLAVRENLEGVRVIRAFDRQNDEIRRFDEENGLLVRFQVFVGKISALMNPLTYVLINLGVIVLINTGARQVQSGIITQGAVIALVNYMSQILVELVKLANLIITISKSLACAGRISAVFEQKPAITEVTHKAVEEKQDAPKVEFDHMTFAYAGAKDAALSGLSFQVMKGETIGIIGGTGSGKTTLVNLIPRFYEVTEGSVKVGGVDVRRYPLGQLRELVGIVPQKAVLFKGTLRENMKWGKKEATDQEIYEALATAQAKDFVEEKGEGLELMIQAGGKNLSGGQRQRLAIARALVKDPQILIMDDSASALDFATDARLRKAIKESTGNMTVFLVSQRASSIKNADRILVLDDGQMAGWGTHEELLTSCQVYREICLSQLSKEEVQ; the protein is encoded by the coding sequence ATGAAAAAGCTCCTGAAATATTTAAAGGACTATAAGGCAGAAAGCATTATGGGGCCGTTATTTAAGCTTCTGGAAGCCTGCTTTGAATTATTGGTGCCTCTTGTAGTGGCAAAGGTGATTGATGTAGGGATCAAGTCTCAGAATATGCCTTATATCCTTAAAATGGGCGGATTATTGGTGCTGCTTGGTGTCATAGGCCTTGTCTGTTCTATTACGGCCCAGTATTTTGCGGCAAAAGCAGCGGCTGGATTCGGAACTTCTCTCCGAAATGATTTGTTTGCCCATATCAACAAACTCTCGTACCAGGAAATAGACTCCACTGGGACTGCGACTCTGATTACCCGTATTACCAGCGATGCCAATCAGGTACAGTCTGGAGTGAATTTATTCCTTCGTCTGTTCCTTCGTTCCCCGTTTGTGGTATGCGGCGCCATGATCATGGCATTTACCATCAATGCCAGGGCAGCTCTTGTTTTTGTGGTACTTATCCCTGTTCTTTCCATTGTAGTATTCGGCATTATGCTGATCAGCATCCCATTGTACAAAAAGGTGCAGAAGCAATTGGACCAGGTGCTTTTGGCTGTCAGGGAGAATCTGGAAGGAGTCCGTGTCATCCGTGCGTTTGACCGCCAAAATGATGAAATACGCAGGTTTGATGAGGAAAATGGCCTTTTAGTACGCTTTCAGGTTTTCGTAGGAAAAATTTCAGCCTTAATGAATCCCCTTACCTATGTGCTGATCAACTTAGGTGTCATCGTTTTGATAAACACCGGTGCCAGACAGGTGCAGAGCGGCATCATCACTCAGGGAGCTGTGATTGCATTAGTAAATTACATGTCCCAGATTTTAGTTGAGCTTGTAAAGCTGGCAAATCTGATCATCACGATTTCAAAGTCCTTAGCCTGTGCAGGCCGGATTAGCGCTGTGTTTGAACAGAAACCAGCCATTACAGAAGTTACTCATAAGGCTGTGGAAGAGAAACAGGATGCTCCCAAAGTAGAATTTGACCATATGACTTTTGCCTATGCAGGTGCCAAGGATGCGGCATTAAGCGGTTTATCCTTTCAGGTCATGAAGGGGGAGACCATTGGAATCATCGGAGGAACAGGCTCCGGTAAGACCACCCTGGTTAATTTAATACCCCGGTTTTATGAGGTCACAGAAGGATCCGTAAAGGTGGGAGGAGTTGACGTAAGGCGATATCCTTTGGGCCAGCTGAGGGAGCTGGTGGGAATTGTCCCACAAAAGGCAGTGCTTTTTAAAGGAACCCTTCGGGAAAATATGAAGTGGGGGAAAAAGGAAGCAACGGATCAGGAGATTTATGAGGCTCTTGCAACTGCCCAGGCAAAGGATTTTGTAGAGGAAAAAGGAGAAGGACTGGAGCTTATGATCCAGGCTGGAGGAAAAAACCTTTCCGGCGGGCAGCGGCAGAGGCTTGCCATTGCCAGGGCATTGGTAAAAGATCCTCAGATACTTATCATGGATGACAGCGCTTCTGCCCTGGATTTTGCTACTGATGCCAGGCTTAGAAAGGCAATTAAAGAAAGTACCGGGAATATGACTGTGTTCCTGGTATCCCAGAGAGCTTCCAGCATTAAAAATGCGGACAGGATCCTGGTCTTAGATGACGGGCAGATGGCAGGCTGGGGAACTCATGAGGAACTGTTAACTTCCTGCCAGGTTTACCGGGAAATATGCTTATCCCAGCTGTCAAAAGAGGAGGTGCAATAA
- the eno gene encoding hypothetical protein (catalyzes the formation of phosphoenolpyruvate from 2-phospho-D-glycerate in glycolysis) encodes MFNSLDIIEITGRIVRDSWGYPGVEAEVILENGAHGRATVSLGDTGRAEKQAELVGGWLSETILFEDASDQGRIDRMLSQAAEENRAEEDGNQGVLAISMAAARAAGAGLHLPLYRYLGGTSAPVMPVPMMSMISGGGGEKGLDFQEIMIVPQGANSYSEGLRMGVEIYQTLKRLLSISGFSTSTGVGGGFEPDMKNSEEALHYLMDSFKLTGYKPGTDVLVAINADADRLYVKEDGTYCFSKESRKGGISINREQKDMLAYYLRLADGFPICAVLNGLWKEDMEGREQMMKLLEHRTLLVSDDFAAANATIIRMEQAGTVTGALEMVEKARKAGHKVIIASDGKDTEESFLADMAAAVGADYVKSGAPCRGECTAKYNELLRIEDFYRKFGRAVMEYSF; translated from the coding sequence ATGTTTAACAGCCTTGATATTATAGAAATAACAGGAAGGATTGTCCGGGATTCCTGGGGGTATCCCGGAGTGGAGGCTGAAGTGATCCTGGAAAACGGCGCTCATGGAAGAGCGACGGTTTCCCTGGGAGACACCGGCAGAGCAGAGAAACAGGCAGAACTCGTGGGTGGCTGGCTTTCAGAAACAATATTGTTTGAGGATGCATCAGACCAGGGAAGGATCGATCGGATGCTTTCCCAGGCGGCAGAGGAGAACCGGGCAGAAGAAGACGGGAACCAGGGAGTTCTTGCTATATCCATGGCGGCTGCAAGGGCGGCAGGAGCAGGACTTCATCTGCCGCTTTACCGTTATCTTGGAGGAACCTCAGCTCCTGTGATGCCGGTTCCCATGATGAGCATGATCAGCGGAGGAGGCGGGGAAAAAGGTCTTGATTTCCAGGAGATCATGATTGTGCCTCAGGGAGCAAATTCCTATTCGGAAGGACTTCGCATGGGAGTAGAGATTTACCAGACATTAAAAAGGCTTTTATCCATAAGCGGCTTTAGCACCTCCACAGGAGTTGGCGGCGGCTTTGAACCGGATATGAAAAACTCAGAAGAAGCACTGCATTATTTAATGGATTCCTTTAAGCTTACCGGATATAAGCCGGGGACAGATGTGCTGGTAGCCATCAATGCTGATGCAGACCGTCTGTACGTAAAGGAAGATGGCACTTACTGTTTTTCAAAGGAAAGCAGGAAGGGGGGAATCTCCATAAACAGGGAGCAAAAGGATATGCTCGCCTATTATCTGAGGCTGGCAGACGGCTTTCCCATCTGTGCGGTCCTAAACGGACTTTGGAAAGAAGACATGGAGGGAAGAGAGCAAATGATGAAGCTCCTCGAACACCGTACGCTTTTGGTGTCCGATGATTTTGCTGCGGCGAATGCTACGATCATCCGTATGGAACAGGCGGGGACGGTAACCGGGGCATTGGAAATGGTAGAGAAGGCAAGAAAAGCCGGACATAAGGTGATCATTGCCAGTGATGGAAAGGATACGGAAGAGTCTTTCCTTGCGGATATGGCAGCAGCTGTCGGTGCTGATTATGTGAAGAGCGGAGCACCGTGCAGAGGAGAATGTACCGCCAAATACAATGAACTTCTGCGCATTGAAGATTTTTACAGAAAATTTGGACGGGCAGTCATGGAATATTCTTTTTGA
- the pheT gene encoding phenylalanine--tRNA ligase subunit beta, whose amino-acid sequence MNTPLSWIKAYVPDLNVTAQEYTDAMTLTGSKVEGYVCLDKNLEKIVVGQILSIERHPDADKLIICQVNVGAETVQIVTGASNVKTGDKIPVVLDGGKVAGGHDGGALPEEGIRIKKGKLRGIESCGMMCSIEELGSSNEMYPDAPESGIYILPEDTEIGADAIEVLGLRDSVFEYEITSNRVDCYSVIGIAREAAATFRKPFVPPVVTATGNSEDIHDYLKISVEDSRLCPRYCARMVKNIKLAPSPAWMQRRLAACGIRPINNIVDITNYVMEEYGQPMHAFDYDLLSNHEIVVKCAGEGDTFQTLDEQERKLDSTVLMINDGEKAVGIAGIMGGENSKITDEVKTMVFESACFDGTNIRLSSKKVGLRTDASGKFEKGLDPNNAEEAINRACQLIEELGAGEVVGGMIDIYPEKREGKRLPFEPEKMNRLLGTEIEAETMLGYFKKLDLEYNETANEILIPTFRQDLDCMADLAEEVARFFGYDKIPVSLPTGEATTGKLSYKLRIEEVAREVAEFSGFSQGMTYSFESPKVFDRLLIPEDSPLRVTVNILNPLGEDFSVMRTSPLHGMLNSLSTNYNRRNKNVRLYELANIYLPKALPLTELPDERMQFTLGFYGDGDFFDMKGVIEEFFDKTGMHKRPHYDPKSGKTFLHPGRQADIIYDGVTIGYLGEVHPEVADNYKIGDRAYVAVIDMPSMIPFTSFDRKYTGIAKYPAVTRDISMVVPKEILVGQIEEIIEQRGGKILESYELFDIYEGTQILAGYKSVAYSITFRAGDHTLEEQEVLAVMKKILNGLQGLGIELRA is encoded by the coding sequence ATGAATACACCATTATCATGGATTAAAGCATACGTTCCGGATTTAAACGTGACGGCACAGGAATATACAGATGCTATGACGCTTACCGGATCAAAGGTTGAGGGCTATGTTTGCCTGGATAAAAACTTAGAGAAAATAGTAGTTGGACAGATATTATCCATTGAACGTCATCCGGATGCGGATAAACTGATCATCTGCCAGGTTAATGTTGGAGCGGAAACCGTACAGATCGTTACAGGTGCATCCAATGTAAAGACCGGAGATAAAATTCCTGTGGTATTAGACGGAGGCAAGGTGGCAGGAGGCCATGACGGCGGCGCCCTTCCGGAAGAAGGAATCCGGATCAAGAAGGGGAAACTGAGAGGAATTGAATCCTGCGGCATGATGTGCTCCATTGAAGAGCTGGGCTCTTCCAATGAAATGTATCCGGATGCACCGGAAAGCGGGATTTACATTCTTCCTGAGGATACGGAAATAGGTGCTGATGCTATAGAAGTGCTGGGCCTTCGTGATTCCGTATTTGAATACGAAATCACCTCAAACCGTGTGGACTGCTACAGTGTAATAGGAATTGCAAGAGAAGCGGCTGCTACCTTCCGTAAGCCCTTTGTACCTCCGGTGGTAACAGCAACAGGAAACAGTGAGGATATCCATGACTATTTAAAGATTTCCGTAGAGGATAGCCGACTTTGTCCCCGTTATTGTGCAAGAATGGTGAAAAATATCAAGCTTGCTCCTTCCCCGGCCTGGATGCAGAGACGCCTTGCAGCATGCGGAATCCGTCCTATTAATAATATCGTGGATATTACCAATTATGTAATGGAAGAGTATGGTCAGCCAATGCATGCCTTTGACTATGACCTGCTTTCAAATCATGAAATCGTTGTAAAATGCGCGGGAGAAGGCGATACCTTCCAGACTCTTGACGAACAGGAAAGAAAGCTGGACAGCACCGTTCTCATGATCAACGACGGAGAAAAGGCAGTAGGAATCGCCGGTATCATGGGCGGAGAAAACTCCAAAATCACCGATGAGGTGAAGACCATGGTGTTTGAAAGTGCCTGCTTTGATGGAACCAATATCCGCCTTTCTTCTAAAAAAGTCGGATTAAGGACCGATGCTTCCGGTAAATTTGAAAAGGGTCTTGATCCTAACAACGCTGAGGAAGCGATTAACCGCGCGTGCCAGCTGATTGAGGAGCTGGGTGCAGGAGAAGTCGTAGGCGGCATGATTGACATATATCCTGAGAAACGGGAGGGGAAAAGACTTCCTTTTGAGCCAGAAAAGATGAACCGGCTTCTGGGTACTGAGATCGAAGCGGAGACAATGCTTGGATACTTTAAAAAGCTGGATTTGGAATACAATGAGACAGCAAATGAAATCCTTATTCCCACCTTCCGCCAGGACTTGGACTGTATGGCGGATCTGGCGGAAGAAGTTGCCAGATTCTTTGGATATGATAAGATCCCCGTATCCCTGCCCACAGGTGAGGCAACGACCGGCAAGCTGTCATACAAATTAAGAATAGAAGAGGTGGCAAGAGAAGTGGCGGAATTCTCTGGATTTTCCCAGGGAATGACCTATTCCTTTGAAAGCCCCAAGGTATTTGACCGTCTGCTGATCCCGGAGGACAGTCCGCTCCGTGTGACAGTGAATATATTAAATCCATTGGGAGAGGACTTCAGCGTTATGAGAACCTCCCCACTTCATGGAATGTTAAACTCCTTATCCACCAACTACAACCGTCGCAATAAGAATGTCCGCCTTTACGAGCTGGCCAATATTTATCTTCCAAAGGCGCTTCCATTGACCGAGCTTCCCGATGAAAGAATGCAGTTTACCCTGGGATTTTACGGTGACGGCGATTTCTTTGATATGAAGGGCGTGATTGAAGAATTCTTCGATAAAACCGGAATGCACAAACGGCCTCATTATGATCCAAAGAGCGGAAAAACATTCCTTCATCCAGGAAGACAGGCAGATATCATTTATGATGGGGTAACCATCGGATATCTGGGAGAAGTCCATCCGGAGGTGGCTGACAACTATAAGATTGGGGACCGGGCCTATGTGGCTGTGATCGATATGCCATCCATGATTCCGTTTACAAGTTTTGACCGGAAATACACCGGAATTGCAAAATATCCTGCTGTTACCAGAGATATCAGCATGGTGGTACCAAAGGAAATTCTGGTCGGACAGATTGAAGAGATCATCGAACAGCGGGGAGGAAAGATACTGGAAAGCTATGAACTTTTCGATATTTATGAAGGAACCCAGATTTTAGCAGGATATAAGTCCGTCGCTTATTCCATCACCTTCCGTGCAGGTGATCACACCTTAGAAGAGCAGGAGGTTCTTGCTGTAATGAAAAAGATCCTTAACGGATTACAGGGTTTAGGAATTGAACTTCGGGCATAA
- a CDS encoding SPL family radical SAM protein: protein MEYIPAKTIVTRTKGSQWFGIDYNMNIYKGCCHGCIYCDSRSDCYRIDNFDSVRVKEDALRIIRDDLRRKVKTGIVGTGAMSDPYNPFEQELELTRHALELIDAYGFGAAVATKNALLKRDIDILKGIMEHSPVLCKVTVTTTDDNLAKKIEPHASSPSERLALVEALRKNGIFTGILLMPVLPFLEDNEENILSIVKAAHEAGASFIYPAFGVTLRNNQREWYFDRLKELFPQQDLVSEYIRQYGNSYQCTSPGARKLWQVFSRECERYGILYRMKDIIHGYKKNYEITQLSLFD from the coding sequence ATGGAGTATATTCCTGCAAAGACCATAGTGACCAGAACAAAAGGCTCCCAGTGGTTTGGTATTGACTATAATATGAATATCTACAAAGGATGCTGTCATGGCTGCATTTATTGTGACAGCCGCTCAGATTGTTACCGGATTGATAATTTTGATTCGGTGCGGGTCAAGGAAGATGCCCTTAGGATCATCCGGGATGATTTAAGGCGTAAGGTGAAAACCGGCATTGTTGGGACAGGAGCCATGAGCGATCCCTACAATCCTTTTGAACAGGAGCTTGAATTAACACGGCATGCCCTTGAGCTTATTGATGCATACGGCTTTGGGGCGGCAGTGGCTACGAAAAATGCTCTTCTTAAGCGGGATATAGATATTCTAAAAGGAATCATGGAGCATTCCCCTGTCCTGTGTAAGGTGACGGTTACCACAACAGATGACAATCTGGCGAAAAAAATCGAACCACATGCATCCAGCCCCTCGGAGCGTCTGGCTTTGGTTGAGGCATTGAGGAAGAACGGAATATTTACGGGAATCTTATTGATGCCGGTTCTTCCGTTTCTGGAGGATAACGAGGAAAATATCCTTTCGATTGTAAAAGCTGCCCATGAAGCCGGAGCCAGCTTCATTTATCCGGCTTTTGGCGTGACTTTGCGCAATAATCAAAGAGAATGGTATTTTGACCGCCTAAAAGAGCTGTTCCCCCAACAGGATTTGGTGTCGGAATATATCAGGCAGTATGGCAACAGCTACCAATGTACAAGCCCGGGAGCCAGAAAGCTATGGCAGGTATTTTCCCGGGAGTGTGAGCGGTATGGGATATTATACCGGATGAAAGATATCATTCATGGGTACAAAAAAAATTACGAAATAACCCAGTTAAGTCTTTTTGATTAG
- a CDS encoding ABC transporter ATP-binding protein → MDVKKYRSTVSRIFQCIGRYKWGVAASLACAFVTVLLTLYVPILTGRAIDCIVGAGAVDFAGMWTILKQIGVIIAITAAAQWLMSHINNLVTYRVVKDIRTQAFNKLEILPLKYIDSHSHGDIINRIITDIDQFSDGLLMGFTQLFTGVLTILGTLVFMFSMNPAITVVVVLVTPVSLFVASFIARKTFRMFKMQSQTRGELTSLVEEMLGNQKVVQAFVHEADAQEKFEDINENLRVWSLKATFFSSITNPATRFVNSLVYASVGIAGAFAAVKGLLTVGQLSSFLSYANQYTKPFNEISGVVTELQNALASAARVFELIDEEPQVPEEPDAAVLGNAKGEISLEHVYFSYNPEVALIEDMNLNVRKGQRVAIVGPTGCGKSTVINLLMRFYDVDSGSIRVDGTDIRHMTRQSLRTSYGMVLQETWLKSGTIRENIAYGKPDADEEEIILAAKEAHAHSFIRRMPEGYDTIISEDGGNLSQGQKQLLCIARVMLCLPPMLILDEATSSIDTRTEIKIQKAFGKMMEGRTSFIVAHRLSTIKEADVILVMRDGHIIEQGTHESLLSQNGFYAQLYNSQFAV, encoded by the coding sequence ATGGACGTAAAAAAATACAGATCCACTGTCAGCCGGATCTTTCAATGCATTGGCCGTTATAAATGGGGAGTTGCTGCTTCCCTGGCCTGTGCCTTTGTCACAGTTTTGCTGACTTTATACGTTCCCATCCTCACAGGCCGGGCCATTGACTGCATTGTGGGGGCAGGGGCTGTTGATTTTGCCGGCATGTGGACGATTTTAAAACAAATCGGAGTCATCATTGCAATAACAGCGGCAGCCCAGTGGCTTATGAGCCATATTAACAATCTGGTTACTTACCGGGTGGTAAAGGATATCAGAACCCAGGCATTTAATAAGCTGGAGATCCTTCCTTTAAAATATATTGACTCCCATTCTCACGGAGATATTATAAACAGGATTATCACGGATATCGACCAGTTTTCCGACGGTCTGTTAATGGGCTTTACCCAGCTGTTTACCGGAGTCCTTACCATTTTAGGAACCTTGGTTTTCATGTTTTCCATGAATCCGGCCATAACGGTTGTGGTGGTTCTGGTAACACCTGTTTCCCTGTTTGTCGCCAGCTTTATTGCAAGAAAGACCTTCCGCATGTTCAAGATGCAGTCTCAGACAAGAGGGGAGCTGACTTCTCTTGTAGAAGAGATGCTGGGAAATCAGAAGGTGGTGCAGGCCTTTGTCCACGAAGCCGATGCACAGGAAAAATTTGAAGATATTAATGAAAATTTGCGTGTCTGGAGCCTGAAAGCCACATTTTTTTCTTCCATTACAAATCCAGCCACCCGCTTTGTGAACAGCCTGGTTTATGCCAGCGTTGGAATCGCCGGAGCCTTTGCGGCTGTAAAAGGACTTTTAACCGTAGGACAGCTTTCCAGTTTTTTAAGCTATGCCAATCAATATACAAAACCATTTAATGAAATATCAGGAGTGGTTACTGAGCTTCAAAATGCCCTGGCCTCTGCTGCACGAGTGTTTGAACTGATTGACGAGGAGCCTCAGGTCCCGGAGGAGCCGGACGCTGCAGTTCTTGGCAACGCAAAGGGAGAGATTTCTCTGGAACATGTGTACTTTTCCTATAATCCTGAGGTCGCCTTGATTGAGGATATGAATTTAAACGTACGTAAGGGCCAGAGAGTAGCTATCGTAGGCCCTACGGGCTGCGGAAAAAGCACGGTGATCAATCTTCTCATGCGTTTTTATGATGTGGATTCCGGTTCCATCCGGGTAGATGGGACAGATATACGCCATATGACCAGACAAAGCTTAAGAACCAGTTACGGTATGGTGCTGCAGGAGACATGGCTTAAGTCAGGGACCATTCGTGAAAATATTGCATATGGAAAGCCGGATGCGGATGAGGAAGAGATCATTCTGGCGGCAAAGGAGGCTCATGCCCACAGTTTTATCAGGCGTATGCCGGAAGGATATGATACCATTATCTCGGAAGACGGCGGAAATTTATCCCAAGGCCAGAAGCAGCTTTTATGCATTGCCAGAGTTATGCTGTGCCTTCCTCCCATGCTGATTCTTGATGAAGCCACTTCATCCATTGATACCAGAACCGAGATAAAAATACAGAAGGCATTTGGAAAGATGATGGAAGGGCGTACCAGTTTTATCGTCGCTCACCGTCTTTCTACAATTAAAGAAGCGGATGTGATACTGGTAATGAGGGATGGCCATATCATTGAGCAGGGAACTCATGAAAGCCTGCTTTCCCAAAATGGATTTTACGCACAGCTTTATAACAGCCAGTTTGCTGTGTAG